A section of the Styela clava chromosome 9, kaStyClav1.hap1.2, whole genome shotgun sequence genome encodes:
- the LOC120340209 gene encoding origin recognition complex subunit 5-like: MPKKRKNVSVEDHPEEDDYDTQALHSLLPCREKQISDLLTLMGEPYQYTVSSIFMYGHASCGKSVVLESIMEYYELPHVVVNCVECYTTNILYQEVLRGLYFHSKADDARSEFVPPKKCENTNDFVRFLKKMLTSFFPNETTYIILSKADRLRDREVNLIPALLNLQEISGCNICVIFESEVTWEKYYNGIAGKSPFIMFFPDYTKEELQKIITLLRPPDSSEEFYKDYIGIVLSVFYTACRDLRELRHLAEINFPIYCEPIKKEEATESDKHKLWKNIEPYLKNALHSLYLREISSSEWTKLHVKSTEDEISLPSNFKDLESVTSTTPKRAKSGIVELPFYSKFLVIAAYLASYNPVKTDLRFFVKSAGKNKKTLKSMKKDEQKSAHLRGPKAFPLDRLMAIFYSIVDGKVPPTANIFSQITSLVSLHLLSQVGHEDQIDSPKYKCVVSLDFIQAISRTVNFDVIRYLYDFV, translated from the exons ATGCccaagaaaagaaaaaatgtttCAGTCGAAGATCATCCAGAAGAAGATGACTATGACACTCAGGCTTTACATTCGTTACTCCCATGCCGAGAAAAACAAATTAGTGATCTTTTGACACTTATGGGTGAACCTTATCAATACACTGTTTCTTCTATATTTATGTACGGTCATGCATCTTGTGGTAAATCCGTTGTTCTTGAAAGTATAATGGAATATTACGAG CTTCCTCATGTTGTAGTGAACTGTGTAGAATGTTACACAACCAATATCCTCTATCAAGAAGTGTTGCGTGGCTTGTATTTTCATAGTAAAGCGGATGATGCAAGAAGTGAATTTGTACCTCCAAAGAAATGCGAAAATACAAATGACTTTGTTcgatttttgaagaaaatgttGACTTCTTTTTTTCCGAATGAAACAACATATATT ATTTTGAGCAAAGCTGATCGACTGAGAGATCGAGAAGTAAATCTCATTCCTGCATTATTGAATTTGCAAGAAATT AGTGGCTGTAATATATGTGTCATTTTTGAGAGCGAAGTTACCTGGGAAAAATATTACAACGGTATTGCAGGGAAGAGTCCTTTCATCATGTTTTTCCCAGACTATACCAAAG AGGAACTACAAAAGATAATTACTTTATTGAGGCCTCCAGATTCTTCAGAAGAATTTTACAAGGATTATATAGGGATTGTATTGTCTGTGTTTTACACTGCATGCAGGGACTTGAGAGAGTTACGTCACTTG GCAGAGATCAATTTTCCTATTTACTGTGAACCAATTAAGAAAGAAGAAGCAACGGAATCTGATAAACATAAACTATGGAAGAACATTGAACCATACTTGAAGAATGCATTGCATTCATTATATCTCAGAGAAATATCAAG TTCTGAATGGACGAAGTTGCATGTAAAGTCAACAGAAGATGAAATTAGTTTGCCAAGCAATTTTAAAGATTTAGAGTCTGTGACATCAACAACACCGAAACGTGCCAAATCAGGAATTGTTGAATTGCCTTTCTATTCTAAATTTCTTGTCATTGCTGCTTATCTTGCTTCATATAATCCTGTGAAAACTGACCTTCGTTTCTTTGTCAAG AGCGCTGgaaaaaataagaaaactttGAAAAGCATGAAAAAAGATGAACAGAAAAGTGCTCATTTACGAGGACCAAAAGCCTTCCCGCTTGATAGATTGATGGCAATATTTTACTCTATAGTAGATGGAAAAGTTCCTCCTACTGCCAATATATTCTCCCAG ATAACCTCTCTTGTTTCACTACATTTACTTTCCCAAGTTGGGCATGAAGACCAAATTGATTCTCCAAAATACAAATGTGTTGTTTCACTTGATTTCATACAAGCAATATCAAG AACTGTTAATTTCGATGTGATCAGATATCTGTATGATTTCGTATGA
- the LOC120340210 gene encoding SNARE-associated protein Snapin-like: MAASANVLSSSGQDISNGIFQLLKPAVEQVDTQVQKVRESQLELRQQIEAVTNELQKISEEHQVNIDLEPYVQRLISTKRRVVLISNIVQNVQERLIKLHKNAEKEVIRHKAHSETQKALLDLNIQTQSTSTQSNQPSTSAESK; this comes from the exons ATGGCTGCTTCTGCAAATGTTCTTTCGTCATCTGGTCAAGATATAAGTAATGGaatatttcaattgttgaaACCTGCTGTAGAACAAGTTGACACTCAGGTTCAAAAAGTCAGAGAAAGCCAA TTGGAATTGCGACAGCAAATAGAAGCAGTAACAAACGAATTGCAAAAGATCAGCGAAGAACATCAAGTTAATATTGATCTTGAGCCTTATGTACAACGCCTCATCAGCACAAAAAGAAGAGTTGTTCTCATAAGTAATATTGTTCAGAACGTTCAAGAAAGACTAATTAAACTTCACAA GAACGCAGAAAAAGAAGTAATTCGTCACAAAGCCCATTCTGAAACGCAAAAAGCATTGTTAGATCTCAATATTCAGACTCAAAGCACCTCAACTCAATCAAATCAACCATCAACATCAGCTGAATCGAAATAA